A region of Paenibacillus sp. JNUCC-31 DNA encodes the following proteins:
- a CDS encoding cytochrome c biogenesis CcdA family protein, which yields MPDVNVWLAFVAGLASFISPCCLPLYPSYLSYITGMTVQRLKDERNQREVRFKTLTHTLAFILGFSAVFYSLGLGAGLFGQFFNDNRDLIRQLSAILIMLMGLFLLGLFKPQFLMKERKMDMKWKPAGYLGSFIFGIGFSAGWSPCIGPILTAIIAMAASEPTTWLALITGYTAGFALPFFILAFFIGSTRWILRYSNIMMKVGGALMLFLGVLLFTDQMTKITIWLQQITPDWMII from the coding sequence ATGCCTGATGTTAATGTATGGCTGGCTTTTGTAGCAGGATTAGCTTCGTTTATATCGCCATGCTGTCTTCCGCTGTATCCTTCGTACCTCTCTTACATTACAGGGATGACGGTGCAACGGTTAAAGGATGAGCGCAATCAGCGTGAAGTTCGCTTCAAGACGTTGACTCATACGCTGGCGTTTATTTTGGGCTTCTCGGCTGTATTTTATTCGCTGGGGCTGGGAGCCGGATTGTTTGGCCAATTTTTCAATGATAACCGTGATCTCATTCGTCAATTATCTGCGATCCTGATTATGTTAATGGGGTTATTCTTGCTTGGTTTGTTCAAACCGCAGTTCCTGATGAAAGAACGCAAGATGGATATGAAATGGAAACCTGCGGGCTACTTGGGCTCATTTATATTTGGCATTGGCTTTTCGGCAGGCTGGTCGCCTTGTATTGGACCAATCCTGACCGCCATTATCGCGATGGCTGCGAGCGAGCCGACGACCTGGTTGGCATTGATTACCGGCTATACAGCCGGATTTGCATTACCTTTTTTCATACTGGCCTTTTTTATTGGCTCTACACGCTGGATTTTGCGATACTCCAATATCATGATGAAGGTCGGGGGCGCATTAATGCTGTTCCTCGGTGTACTGTTATTTACCGATCAGATGACCAAAATTACGATCTGGCTACAGCAAATTACACCTGACTGGATGATTATCTAG
- a CDS encoding metal ABC transporter permease translates to MEILMSDFFQRALAGGLLIGITAPLIGLFLVLRRLSMIGDTLSHVTIAGVALGFLIEVYPIAVGLVFAVLASFAIEKLRKAYKSYAELSIAIIMSGGVALASLFFTLGKGYNTDVMSYLFGSIYTLDSTDLKLVGVVTLIVVIVVALLHKEFFLLSFEEDAAAVTGLPVKLLNMLITVMTALVISTAIKIVGALLVSALLTIPVAVSLLMARSFKSAIILSVVIGEIAVVIGLVVAGIWNLAPGATIVLLLIMMLILTMIGKKGFRA, encoded by the coding sequence TTGGAAATTTTAATGAGTGATTTTTTTCAGCGAGCGCTGGCGGGGGGATTGCTAATCGGCATCACCGCACCACTGATCGGATTGTTTCTGGTGCTGCGACGTTTATCCATGATCGGGGATACCCTGTCTCATGTGACGATCGCCGGGGTTGCCCTCGGATTCCTAATTGAAGTGTATCCGATTGCGGTGGGGCTTGTTTTCGCCGTGCTTGCTTCATTTGCCATCGAGAAACTGCGTAAGGCATATAAAAGTTACGCCGAATTATCGATTGCCATCATCATGTCTGGTGGAGTTGCGCTGGCTTCATTGTTCTTCACACTGGGCAAAGGATATAATACAGATGTTATGAGTTACCTGTTTGGCAGTATTTATACATTGGACTCCACGGATTTGAAGCTGGTTGGTGTGGTGACACTGATCGTAGTCATCGTTGTAGCTCTGCTACATAAGGAGTTTTTCTTGCTCAGCTTTGAGGAAGATGCCGCGGCGGTTACCGGATTGCCTGTTAAACTGCTCAACATGCTGATTACCGTGATGACCGCCCTGGTCATTAGTACGGCCATCAAAATCGTTGGTGCATTGTTGGTATCGGCATTGCTGACCATTCCGGTAGCTGTGAGTCTGCTCATGGCACGAAGTTTCAAATCGGCGATCATATTGTCCGTGGTCATTGGTGAAATAGCTGTGGTCATTGGATTGGTTGTGGCGGGCATCTGGAACCTTGCCCCAGGAGCGACGATTGTACTATTGCTTATCATGATGCTGATTCTTACGATGATTGGAAAAAAAGGGTTCCGAGCCTAA
- a CDS encoding metal ABC transporter ATP-binding protein, which produces MKGGFAMQQIMPLCHDPIIEIEKLSFSYGDQRVIENLDFMVQERDFVGIIGSNGAGKTTLLRMLVGLLPPAEGNIKLFGQSIRRFKDWERIGYVPQKNAFNPLFPATVREVVMSGLYNNKNMFRRMSRKCQQQCTDALQVMRIEDLANKRIGQLSGGQQQRVFLARALINHPDLLILDEPTVGIDAESQASFFELITHMHEHHRMTFLMVSHDMDRMESYLGSKAAVTNGKIHFHVRHSHEVEDCAETNLQHTTSQVR; this is translated from the coding sequence ATGAAGGGCGGCTTTGCCATGCAGCAAATCATGCCATTGTGTCATGATCCAATCATAGAGATCGAGAAACTATCCTTTTCCTACGGTGACCAGCGAGTAATCGAAAATCTTGATTTTATGGTCCAGGAAAGGGATTTTGTCGGGATTATCGGTTCAAACGGGGCAGGCAAAACGACACTGTTACGGATGTTGGTTGGACTCTTGCCTCCAGCCGAGGGAAATATCAAGCTGTTCGGACAGTCGATTCGCCGATTCAAGGACTGGGAACGGATTGGTTATGTACCGCAAAAGAACGCATTTAACCCATTGTTCCCTGCGACGGTAAGGGAAGTGGTGATGTCCGGCTTATACAATAACAAAAATATGTTCCGCCGAATGTCCCGTAAATGTCAGCAGCAGTGCACCGATGCCCTGCAAGTGATGCGGATTGAAGATCTGGCGAACAAACGGATCGGACAACTGTCCGGCGGACAGCAGCAGCGCGTATTTTTGGCACGTGCGCTTATTAATCACCCTGATCTGCTGATTCTGGACGAACCCACAGTAGGTATTGATGCCGAATCACAGGCCAGCTTTTTCGAACTGATTACCCATATGCATGAACACCATCGGATGACATTCCTGATGGTTTCGCATGATATGGATCGGATGGAGAGTTATCTGGGCTCCAAAGCAGCCGTGACGAACGGGAAAATTCATTTCCATGTCCGGCATTCCCATGAGGTGGAGGACTGTGCCGAGACTAATTTGCAGCATACCACCTCCCAGGTACGTTAG
- a CDS encoding metal ABC transporter solute-binding protein, Zn/Mn family: MKLLLSGLLVLSLLILSACGQNRSESAKLVEGKVNVITSFYPVYAFTATIGGEDANVINLLPTGVEPHDWTPKSQDIVNTSKAQLFLYNGAGLEGWVPNFLKSLNSDTKVKSVAVSDGVTLLTAEGDDGHGHGEEQVDEHSDEHVDEANAEDIADHHVDPHTWVSPKSAMVMAENIKNSLVEVDPAHQEGYEQRYQELRTKLETLDQHFTDELSKVPNKEIVVSHQAFGYIARDYGLTQHAIMGLSPDAEPTGQDIVKLSKLVKDEGIKYIFFEELVSDKLAKTLANEAGVETMVLNPVEGLTKEQATNGDDYFTLMEKNLQNLLIALK; the protein is encoded by the coding sequence CTGAAGCTGTTGCTCAGCGGTCTGCTTGTTCTCAGTTTGCTGATATTGTCGGCATGCGGCCAAAATAGATCGGAGAGTGCCAAGCTGGTGGAAGGTAAAGTGAATGTGATCACGAGCTTCTATCCTGTTTATGCGTTTACTGCGACAATTGGCGGGGAAGATGCGAATGTCATTAATTTACTGCCAACAGGTGTTGAACCACATGACTGGACGCCGAAGAGCCAAGATATTGTCAATACATCCAAAGCCCAGTTGTTCCTATACAATGGTGCAGGTCTTGAGGGATGGGTTCCCAACTTCCTGAAGTCACTGAATAGCGATACGAAGGTAAAGTCAGTTGCAGTAAGTGATGGAGTTACCCTTTTGACAGCTGAAGGTGATGATGGACACGGTCATGGCGAAGAACAGGTAGATGAACATAGTGACGAACATGTTGATGAAGCTAACGCAGAGGATATTGCAGATCATCATGTGGACCCCCATACATGGGTAAGTCCAAAATCGGCAATGGTAATGGCTGAGAATATCAAAAACAGTCTGGTTGAAGTAGATCCTGCACATCAAGAAGGATATGAACAACGCTATCAAGAACTGCGGACCAAGCTGGAAACGCTGGATCAGCACTTTACAGATGAACTGTCCAAGGTTCCTAACAAAGAAATTGTGGTATCACACCAAGCTTTTGGGTACATTGCACGTGATTACGGGTTGACCCAGCATGCGATTATGGGACTTTCTCCAGATGCAGAGCCCACAGGCCAGGATATTGTGAAATTGTCCAAATTGGTGAAAGATGAAGGGATTAAATATATTTTCTTCGAAGAGCTGGTATCGGACAAACTGGCGAAAACCCTCGCGAATGAAGCAGGTGTAGAGACAATGGTCCTTAATCCGGTTGAAGGTTTAACCAAAGAACAGGCTACCAACGGGGATGATTATTTCACCCTAATGGAGAAAAATTTGCAAAATCTGCTGATCGCATTAAAATAA
- the metG gene encoding methionine--tRNA ligase produces the protein MADQKTFYLTTPIYYPSDKLHIGHAYTTVAGDAMVRYKRLRGYAVRYLTGTDEHGQKIERKAQEKGQSPQAFVDDIVVGIKELWNKLDISNDDFIRTTEERHKTVVQDIFDRLLKQGDIYKGEYEGWYSIPDETYYTETQLVDVEKNEKGEIISAKSPDSGHPVELVKEESYFFRMSKYADRLLKYYEENPGFIQPESRKNEMINNFIKPGLEDLAVSRTTFEWGVKVKGDPKHVVYVWIDALSNYITALGYGSSDASLYDKFWPADVHLVGKEIVRFHTIYWPIMLMALDLPLPKKVFAHGWLLMKDGKMSKSKGNVVDPVTLIDRYGLDALRYYLLREVPFGSDGTFTPESFVERVNSDLANDLGNLLNRTVAMVDKYFEGKAPAFTSGVTEFDASLEEAGHAAVEKVEQAMENLQFSVALTAISQFVSRSNKYIDETQPWALARDEAKRNELASVMSHLIESLRIASILLQPFLTRAPRKIWEQLGIQEGELTAWDSAKQWGVIPAGNALQKGDPIFPRLDSEQEIAYIAEAMTGGKKAEAQSETTQADAGDSSEAVQPVTAPEGKEEIGIDDFAKVELRVAQVIACEPVKKADKLLKLQLDLGYEQRQVVSGIAKFYSPEDMVGRKVICVTNLKPVKLRGELSQGMILAASHGDQLTLATVPDNMPNGAQVK, from the coding sequence ATGGCTGATCAAAAAACTTTTTATCTAACAACACCAATCTATTATCCGAGTGACAAACTGCATATTGGGCACGCGTACACAACTGTGGCGGGTGATGCCATGGTTCGTTACAAACGTTTGCGCGGCTACGCGGTTCGTTATTTGACTGGAACCGATGAGCATGGCCAGAAGATTGAGCGCAAGGCACAGGAGAAAGGGCAGTCACCGCAAGCTTTTGTAGACGACATCGTTGTGGGCATCAAGGAACTGTGGAACAAGCTGGACATTTCCAATGATGATTTCATTCGTACTACGGAGGAGCGGCACAAAACGGTGGTTCAGGATATCTTTGACCGTTTGCTGAAACAAGGGGATATCTACAAGGGTGAGTACGAAGGCTGGTATAGTATCCCGGATGAGACGTATTACACGGAAACCCAACTGGTGGATGTGGAGAAGAATGAAAAAGGCGAGATTATCTCGGCCAAAAGCCCGGATAGTGGACATCCCGTTGAACTGGTAAAAGAAGAATCCTACTTCTTCCGGATGAGCAAGTATGCCGATCGTTTGCTGAAATATTATGAAGAGAATCCAGGTTTTATTCAGCCGGAGTCACGCAAGAACGAGATGATCAACAACTTTATTAAGCCGGGTCTGGAAGACTTGGCCGTATCGCGGACGACATTCGAATGGGGTGTCAAAGTTAAAGGCGATCCGAAACACGTTGTATACGTATGGATCGATGCGTTGTCCAACTATATTACAGCTCTGGGCTACGGTTCATCCGATGCATCCCTGTATGACAAGTTCTGGCCTGCGGACGTACATTTGGTAGGTAAGGAGATTGTTCGTTTCCATACAATCTACTGGCCAATCATGCTGATGGCACTGGACCTGCCGCTACCGAAAAAAGTATTTGCCCACGGTTGGTTGTTGATGAAAGACGGCAAAATGTCCAAATCCAAAGGCAATGTCGTTGACCCGGTAACCTTGATTGACCGTTATGGTCTGGATGCACTTCGTTATTACCTGCTTCGTGAAGTTCCATTTGGTTCAGATGGTACGTTTACTCCGGAAAGCTTTGTGGAACGTGTGAACTCGGACCTTGCGAATGACCTTGGAAACCTGTTGAACCGTACAGTTGCGATGGTGGACAAATATTTCGAAGGCAAGGCTCCTGCGTTTACTTCCGGTGTGACGGAGTTTGATGCATCGCTTGAAGAAGCGGGTCATGCTGCTGTGGAGAAAGTGGAACAAGCCATGGAAAATCTGCAATTCTCTGTAGCGTTGACAGCGATCAGTCAGTTTGTCAGCCGCAGCAACAAATACATTGATGAGACACAGCCATGGGCTCTGGCTCGTGATGAAGCAAAACGGAACGAACTGGCGTCCGTGATGTCACATCTAATTGAAAGCCTGCGCATTGCTTCCATCCTGTTGCAACCGTTCCTGACACGTGCTCCGCGCAAAATCTGGGAACAGCTCGGTATTCAGGAAGGTGAACTGACGGCCTGGGATTCAGCGAAGCAATGGGGCGTTATTCCGGCAGGCAACGCCTTGCAGAAAGGTGATCCGATCTTCCCGCGCCTGGACTCCGAACAGGAGATTGCTTATATTGCAGAAGCGATGACTGGAGGCAAAAAAGCAGAAGCGCAGTCTGAGACAACTCAAGCTGATGCTGGAGACTCTTCGGAAGCCGTTCAACCGGTCACTGCACCAGAAGGGAAAGAAGAAATCGGCATTGACGATTTCGCCAAAGTGGAGCTGCGTGTCGCTCAAGTTATTGCCTGTGAACCAGTCAAGAAAGCCGATAAATTGCTCAAGTTGCAGCTGGATCTGGGCTATGAGCAGCGTCAGGTGGTATCGGGAATTGCGAAGTTTTATTCACCTGAAGATATGGTTGGACGCAAAGTCATCTGTGTGACCAACCTCAAACCGGTGAAATTGCGCGGTGAACTGTCCCAGGGCATGATCCTGGCGGCATCCCACGGCGATCAGCTTACACTGGCAACGGTACCAGACAACATGCCTAATGGCGCACAAGTGAAATAG
- the yidD gene encoding membrane protein insertion efficiency factor YidD, translating to MKLSRRLVQAPIRVYRSYISPLKPPTCRFYPTCSAYAMEAIEVHGAFKGSLLAAKRIAKCHPFHPGGVDLVPPKAEKSVMVSD from the coding sequence ATGAAATTATCCCGCAGACTCGTTCAGGCCCCCATTCGGGTGTATCGCAGCTATATCTCTCCATTGAAGCCGCCGACGTGTCGATTCTATCCCACTTGCTCGGCTTACGCGATGGAAGCAATTGAGGTGCACGGTGCGTTCAAGGGATCGCTGCTTGCGGCAAAGCGCATTGCGAAATGCCATCCGTTTCATCCAGGCGGGGTGGATCTGGTGCCACCGAAGGCTGAAAAGTCTGTGATGGTATCGGATTAA
- a CDS encoding Fur family transcriptional regulator, whose protein sequence is MLSTEQIITTMSSQGLRITDQRKTLARLFAESQGYLTPKDVYEYMGKTYSGLSFDTVYRNLRVMQELGVLEQVIFEDGVKFRAHCSEDHHHHHMICLKCQKTYPIIFCPMQLADAPEQFQVVDHKFEVFGYCKDCAEHVPAKVSSGHQHTHGKH, encoded by the coding sequence ATGCTGTCAACAGAACAGATTATTACGACTATGTCCTCGCAGGGGCTCCGCATTACGGATCAGCGGAAGACACTGGCCCGGTTATTTGCCGAATCCCAGGGGTATCTGACACCCAAGGACGTCTATGAATATATGGGTAAGACATACAGCGGCCTGAGCTTTGACACGGTGTACCGGAATTTGCGTGTCATGCAGGAATTGGGTGTACTGGAGCAGGTTATCTTTGAAGATGGTGTGAAGTTCAGAGCACATTGCAGCGAGGATCACCATCACCACCATATGATTTGTCTGAAATGCCAGAAGACATATCCGATCATTTTTTGCCCGATGCAGCTTGCAGATGCACCTGAGCAATTTCAAGTCGTCGATCATAAATTTGAAGTTTTCGGGTATTGTAAGGACTGTGCCGAACATGTGCCTGCCAAAGTGTCGTCTGGACATCAGCACACTCACGGGAAGCACTGA
- a CDS encoding stalk domain-containing protein: MNLKKKLSILTALAVFQAFAAIPANALAADQSDTTTANTATVKSVEVVKKEQTIAESEVKSGSGTTQTDNGTVEGTKEGANPVTTEPTSTDVTPVEPVTDPADEEGAEEETTVPTTPVEVEHPSTSGQSVAGSKGGDLTLYMNSNKMMQDGKTYLAGQPMAVKNGVSYVAIRALVDRVGYNVKYDNTTKETIIISGEDELRFKTNSTIYTVNGESRTMKGPAYQQKNTFMVPLTSITQALNITYKVNQSAKTIVLNLNTKPVASFTVQKEIFAGDTVTYSTKSSSPKGLEIVDERWTGRQDSYDQPGTYTVTYAVQDSSGQWSDPYAVTIQVQKPNLPPVAMFTTDKEEYKMGEKIIYIDQSTDDENAIDNDKTVWENNALAFFVPGPKTVTLTVTDKHGASNSYTKTVNITGETLYTMSDFNQLFTPVGEKFIFNGNDVPAMEKVPYTYYDEPSLLIRSNSPETVNTEGIVYKESSIGQTRFMIHHVNNTGKSVKMYVVATNNNAYTAVFEQQNMGFAGPSPIATAAGKLSIDRWFKSIQSGTGQKKVYIQPGESKLILTELSDLPMKQGQVISLYSDAFSDYGLDYNVIMIEENKDPMAVWSTLPVLDRDGVHNRGTYPNATRIITYDQEVGSKPSRLPLGDNASDPNLVGTDPMAYTDASNAGNFGVLYKITLNNVAPRTLISFNPRGGKYSGVALVNGELVQISNGKSVSAPNEQSVLYRTGSYGQSVTILFSAAPGSNLPVNLLFTPLPAEK, encoded by the coding sequence ATGAATTTGAAGAAGAAATTATCTATACTTACCGCTTTAGCTGTGTTTCAAGCGTTTGCAGCGATTCCCGCGAATGCACTGGCAGCCGATCAAAGTGATACAACAACAGCAAATACAGCCACCGTTAAATCCGTAGAGGTTGTGAAGAAAGAACAAACGATTGCCGAATCAGAAGTGAAGTCCGGATCTGGTACAACTCAAACGGATAATGGAACTGTAGAAGGCACAAAAGAAGGCGCAAATCCGGTGACAACTGAACCAACAAGTACGGATGTTACTCCGGTTGAGCCGGTTACAGACCCTGCTGATGAAGAAGGTGCGGAAGAAGAAACAACAGTACCTACGACTCCAGTTGAGGTTGAGCATCCATCTACAAGCGGTCAATCTGTTGCCGGAAGTAAAGGCGGAGATCTGACACTGTACATGAACAGCAATAAAATGATGCAGGACGGTAAAACATATCTTGCCGGACAGCCAATGGCAGTTAAAAATGGCGTATCCTATGTAGCGATCCGCGCACTGGTGGACCGGGTTGGTTATAATGTTAAATATGACAATACAACCAAGGAAACCATAATTATTAGTGGCGAAGATGAGCTTCGCTTCAAAACGAACAGTACCATTTATACCGTTAACGGTGAATCCAGAACGATGAAAGGCCCTGCCTATCAACAAAAAAATACGTTCATGGTGCCCCTGACTTCGATTACTCAGGCACTCAACATTACTTATAAAGTTAATCAGTCTGCCAAGACTATTGTCCTGAATCTGAATACCAAACCGGTAGCCAGCTTCACGGTACAAAAAGAGATTTTTGCAGGAGATACGGTAACATACAGCACCAAATCCAGCTCTCCCAAAGGACTGGAAATTGTAGACGAACGCTGGACTGGCCGTCAGGATTCATATGACCAACCAGGTACATATACGGTAACGTATGCTGTCCAGGATTCGAGTGGGCAGTGGAGTGATCCGTACGCTGTAACGATTCAGGTTCAGAAGCCAAATCTTCCTCCGGTAGCGATGTTTACAACTGACAAGGAAGAGTACAAGATGGGTGAAAAGATCATCTATATTGATCAAAGCACCGATGATGAAAATGCCATTGATAATGATAAAACCGTATGGGAAAACAATGCTCTGGCATTCTTTGTTCCGGGCCCTAAGACCGTAACGCTGACTGTTACGGACAAACATGGTGCGAGCAACAGCTATACCAAGACGGTTAACATTACAGGTGAAACGCTGTACACCATGTCTGACTTTAATCAGTTGTTTACACCGGTAGGTGAGAAGTTTATATTCAACGGCAATGATGTTCCTGCCATGGAGAAAGTTCCGTACACGTATTACGACGAGCCAAGTTTGCTGATTCGTAGTAACAGCCCAGAAACCGTTAATACGGAAGGGATTGTGTACAAAGAGTCATCCATCGGACAGACCCGTTTTATGATTCACCACGTGAACAATACAGGTAAAAGTGTGAAGATGTATGTTGTTGCAACAAATAACAACGCATATACGGCAGTGTTCGAACAGCAAAATATGGGTTTCGCAGGTCCGTCACCAATAGCAACTGCGGCTGGGAAGCTGTCCATTGATCGCTGGTTCAAATCCATACAGAGTGGTACAGGACAAAAGAAAGTGTACATTCAGCCTGGAGAGAGCAAGCTAATTCTGACCGAATTGAGTGATCTTCCAATGAAACAGGGTCAAGTCATCTCTTTGTACTCAGATGCATTCAGCGACTATGGACTGGATTACAACGTTATCATGATTGAAGAAAATAAAGATCCGATGGCTGTATGGTCCACACTGCCTGTTCTGGATCGTGACGGAGTGCATAACCGGGGAACATACCCGAATGCAACACGTATCATTACGTATGACCAGGAAGTAGGTTCGAAGCCTTCACGTTTGCCGCTTGGGGATAATGCAAGTGACCCGAATCTGGTCGGAACAGATCCAATGGCGTACACAGATGCTTCCAACGCGGGTAACTTCGGTGTACTGTACAAAATTACACTGAACAATGTAGCTCCGCGCACATTGATCTCCTTCAACCCGCGTGGTGGTAAATATTCGGGTGTAGCACTCGTTAATGGAGAACTTGTTCAGATTTCGAACGGCAAATCTGTGAGCGCACCAAATGAACAAAGTGTACTCTATCGTACTGGTTCTTATGGTCAAAGTGTAACCATTCTGTTCTCCGCAGCACCGGGAAGCAATCTGCCGGTTAACCTGCTGTTTACACCGCTTCCGGCTGAGAAGTAA
- the nagZ gene encoding beta-N-acetylhexosaminidase, with protein MKSIDRLSLEQRVGQMFMCGFHGQHADEQINKLIRDYHVGGVIYFRRNVESVGQLTRLSADLQAIAADAGELPLMISVDQEGGMVARIDKEGVTQVPGNMALGAAGKPDYTLECAQILGRELKSIGIDMNLAPVVDVNNNVLNPVIGVRSYGENAESVAVHGAAAIKGYQSQGIAATAKHFPGHGDTAVDSHLGMVTVPHDRDRLEQIELLPFRRAIEAGVDAIMTAHVIFPTIEPEPIPATLSRKVLTGLLREEMGFDGIIITDCLEMHAISKPYGVAEAAIRAVEAGADLVLVSHTLQDQISAVEAVVEAVQSGRIAEATVNRALERIIAWKAARCGQWGNYLVSLEADDAVGAVPDRTDVGELFFTSQEKDESPRSLASIESTLNEIASNSITVVHDEGLLPLNPEQDVYVIWPEVVQRTEVDEPWSHTDSLGVALSQRRGRVREYKITTQPTYDEADRILKDVSEGDQIIVCTYTSAGHLPKGQQHLVEKLSEKYSLIVVALRNPYDLLEIPKPGCYVCTYENTPAVVRTLSLVLTGELQSTGSLPVSLC; from the coding sequence ATGAAATCTATCGATCGTCTTTCGTTGGAACAACGGGTAGGTCAGATGTTTATGTGTGGATTTCATGGACAGCACGCGGATGAACAGATCAATAAGTTGATCCGTGATTATCATGTGGGAGGCGTCATTTATTTCCGGAGAAATGTGGAAAGCGTGGGCCAGTTAACCCGTCTGTCTGCCGACTTGCAAGCGATTGCGGCGGATGCCGGAGAATTGCCCCTGATGATCTCTGTGGATCAGGAGGGCGGTATGGTGGCCCGGATTGACAAAGAGGGAGTGACCCAGGTACCTGGCAATATGGCGCTTGGAGCAGCAGGGAAGCCCGACTATACCCTTGAATGTGCCCAAATTTTAGGTCGGGAATTGAAAAGCATCGGTATCGACATGAACCTCGCTCCTGTCGTGGACGTGAATAACAATGTTCTTAATCCGGTCATCGGCGTGCGTTCCTATGGCGAGAATGCCGAAAGTGTAGCTGTCCATGGGGCAGCAGCTATCAAAGGGTACCAATCCCAAGGCATTGCTGCAACAGCCAAACATTTTCCAGGACATGGGGATACAGCAGTGGATTCTCATCTCGGCATGGTGACTGTACCTCATGATCGGGACAGGCTGGAGCAGATTGAATTGCTGCCATTCCGTCGGGCTATTGAGGCTGGAGTGGATGCCATCATGACAGCCCACGTAATCTTTCCAACCATTGAACCGGAGCCGATTCCGGCGACATTGTCACGTAAAGTGCTGACAGGCCTGTTGCGCGAAGAAATGGGATTTGACGGTATTATTATTACAGACTGTCTGGAAATGCATGCGATATCCAAGCCCTATGGTGTAGCCGAGGCTGCCATTCGTGCTGTGGAGGCAGGAGCTGATCTGGTTCTGGTCAGTCATACTCTGCAAGATCAGATCTCCGCCGTGGAAGCAGTTGTTGAAGCTGTTCAGTCTGGGCGTATTGCAGAAGCAACCGTTAACCGGGCACTGGAACGTATCATTGCATGGAAGGCAGCACGTTGTGGTCAGTGGGGGAACTATCTCGTTTCCCTAGAAGCGGATGATGCAGTAGGTGCTGTACCAGATAGAACTGATGTGGGTGAGCTTTTTTTTACATCACAAGAAAAGGATGAATCACCAAGATCGCTGGCCTCCATCGAATCCACACTGAATGAGATCGCCTCCAATAGCATTACAGTGGTTCATGATGAAGGGTTGCTTCCGCTGAACCCAGAACAGGACGTGTATGTGATCTGGCCGGAAGTCGTGCAACGGACCGAAGTCGATGAACCATGGTCACATACGGATTCGCTTGGCGTGGCACTATCGCAGCGGAGAGGCAGAGTTCGGGAGTACAAAATAACCACCCAGCCAACTTATGATGAAGCGGATCGGATATTGAAGGATGTGTCGGAGGGAGATCAAATCATCGTATGTACGTATACTTCCGCTGGACATCTTCCGAAAGGACAACAGCATTTGGTTGAAAAACTTAGTGAGAAGTATTCCCTGATTGTGGTTGCTCTGCGTAATCCGTATGATCTATTGGAGATTCCAAAACCGGGATGTTATGTGTGCACATACGAGAACACGCCTGCAGTGGTTCGTACATTGTCCCTCGTGTTAACAGGTGAATTGCAGTCAACCGGAAGTCTGCCCGTCAGTTTGTGTTAG